A window from Enterocloster bolteae encodes these proteins:
- a CDS encoding ATP-binding protein, whose protein sequence is MLEKQVPAGMEYMDGVLEALREYLEEVNCPKKTALHLEIALEELFTNIASYAYGGEPGPVRVYCGLEGGELVLEVEDKGISFNPLDREAPDLQLPLEERPVGGLGIYMVRQFADSVEYQYRDGCNILRLKICIRP, encoded by the coding sequence ATGCTGGAGAAGCAGGTGCCGGCCGGAATGGAATATATGGATGGGGTGCTGGAGGCGCTCCGTGAGTATCTGGAAGAAGTAAACTGTCCAAAGAAAACAGCGCTTCATCTGGAAATCGCCCTGGAAGAGCTGTTCACTAATATTGCCAGCTACGCCTATGGGGGAGAGCCCGGACCGGTGCGGGTATACTGCGGACTGGAGGGTGGGGAGCTGGTGTTAGAGGTGGAGGACAAAGGTATTTCCTTTAATCCTCTTGACCGGGAGGCGCCGGATTTACAGCTTCCCCTGGAGGAACGCCCTGTGGGGGGATTGGGAATCTATATGGTGAGGCAGTTTGCGGACAGCGTTGAGTACCAGTACAGGGACGGGTGCAATATTCTCCGGCTGAAGATATGCATACGCCCATAA
- a CDS encoding SpoIIE family protein phosphatase: protein MDIDRLLALKEVRELFPADEKGKLPEGSCLLLSAMEELDFPPGRDIVTWGQAGEDGMYILMEGSAQVLDCHGEEINTLMGPGSIVGEMALIRDEPRGATVRAITRVRAARLSRVQFEEAAGSNRRLYGELLNVVYKKTTSLVREQARLHSELDIAARIQTGLLRRDFGGLEEQLGLRAWALMEPAKEVGGDFYDIFPAAPGKACIVIADVSGKGVPAALFMTMAKTHIKNYAMLDMPLEELAFRVNNRLCEDNPEEMFVTAFIGMLDTEQGILTFVNAGHNHPYVSSEQGPFHQAACHSDFVLGLWEDMKYREQKMELGKQGTIFLYTDGVTEAENPEEEMFGEQRLKAVLDRCAPEEDPKGIISRISMAVKDFSVKKGAVQTDDITMLCVRALCRKEGNER, encoded by the coding sequence ATGGATATAGACAGATTGCTGGCCCTGAAGGAAGTGAGGGAACTGTTTCCCGCAGATGAGAAGGGAAAACTGCCGGAGGGAAGCTGCCTCCTGCTCTCCGCCATGGAGGAGCTTGACTTCCCCCCGGGCCGGGATATAGTGACCTGGGGGCAGGCGGGGGAGGATGGAATGTACATCCTTATGGAGGGCAGCGCCCAGGTGTTAGATTGCCATGGAGAGGAGATTAACACTCTTATGGGGCCGGGTAGTATTGTAGGGGAAATGGCCTTAATACGGGACGAGCCCAGAGGCGCCACGGTGCGGGCAATCACCCGGGTCCGGGCGGCCCGCCTTTCCAGAGTCCAGTTTGAGGAGGCGGCCGGAAGTAACCGCAGGCTGTATGGAGAACTGCTGAATGTGGTCTACAAAAAGACCACCAGTCTTGTCCGGGAGCAGGCTCGCCTCCACTCTGAGCTGGATATTGCCGCCAGGATACAGACTGGACTTCTTCGCAGAGACTTTGGGGGGCTGGAAGAACAGCTGGGTCTTCGGGCCTGGGCTTTAATGGAACCCGCCAAGGAGGTGGGCGGTGACTTTTATGACATATTCCCGGCTGCTCCCGGGAAAGCCTGTATTGTCATAGCGGACGTGTCGGGCAAAGGAGTCCCTGCTGCCCTATTTATGACCATGGCTAAAACACATATTAAAAACTACGCTATGCTGGATATGCCTTTGGAGGAGCTGGCATTCCGGGTAAACAACCGGCTCTGTGAAGATAACCCGGAGGAAATGTTTGTCACTGCTTTCATTGGAATGCTGGACACGGAGCAAGGTATTCTCACCTTTGTAAATGCCGGACATAACCATCCATATGTATCTTCGGAGCAGGGACCGTTTCACCAGGCGGCCTGCCATTCGGACTTTGTACTGGGCCTGTGGGAGGATATGAAGTACAGGGAACAAAAAATGGAGCTGGGAAAACAGGGAACCATTTTTCTTTATACAGACGGGGTTACGGAAGCTGAAAATCCCGAAGAAGAAATGTTTGGGGAACAGCGCCTGAAGGCGGTGCTGGACCGCTGCGCTCCGGAGGAGGACCCAAAAGGGATTATCAGCCGCATATCCATGGCAGTGAAGGATTTCTCGGTTAAAAAAGGGGCTGTGCAGACGGATGACATTACCATGCTGTGTGTCAGGGCATTATGCCGGAAAGAAGGGAATGAGAGATAA
- a CDS encoding Mbov_0395 family pilin-like conjugal transfer protein, giving the protein MNVPVMLLNSTGGNPFEQVSKPVVELLNMALTPALGIVGALGAIYCIFLGAKLAKAEEPQDREKAKNSLKNAIIGFVLIFVLIVVLKIGMDAMSNWMNSAMSNVTP; this is encoded by the coding sequence ATGAATGTACCGGTAATGTTATTAAATTCAACAGGAGGAAACCCTTTTGAGCAGGTATCCAAACCCGTAGTTGAACTGCTTAACATGGCTCTTACTCCCGCCCTTGGAATCGTAGGGGCGCTGGGAGCGATTTATTGCATTTTTCTTGGAGCAAAGCTGGCAAAGGCCGAGGAGCCCCAGGACAGGGAAAAGGCCAAGAACAGCCTGAAAAACGCAATTATAGGGTTTGTGCTGATATTTGTACTCATTGTGGTATTGAAGATTGGTATGGATGCTATGTCTAACTGGATGAACAGCGCCATGAGTAATGTAACTCCATAG
- a CDS encoding transporter substrate-binding domain-containing protein has translation MKGIVRKITVAAVLLWILPGLSGCGDKDRVDEIKAQGRLVAAVPEEGERSAWDQAYARELEQQVLEEMASDIGVTLRIERVKEQDLVPAVKQGRAHVAVGVPVLPGRQDEGYSLAYGRRASYLAVADGTVLDSWGALADGIVGYSVNTGPAVLRQLNTLSGIELKEVETGDAVSGLAKGDITAYVCGETEAREFMAAEGIQIQELPGLWPETYTFYTGELQYRLLGLANQGITDKLTE, from the coding sequence ATGAAGGGCATAGTGAGGAAAATAACCGTTGCCGCGGTTCTCCTGTGGATACTCCCGGGCCTTTCCGGCTGCGGGGATAAAGACAGGGTGGATGAGATTAAAGCCCAGGGAAGACTTGTGGCAGCCGTGCCTGAGGAAGGGGAGCGGTCTGCCTGGGATCAGGCGTATGCCAGGGAGCTGGAGCAGCAGGTTCTGGAGGAAATGGCCTCAGATATAGGTGTCACCCTCCGGATTGAGCGGGTAAAAGAGCAGGATCTTGTCCCGGCAGTGAAACAGGGAAGGGCCCACGTGGCGGTGGGAGTCCCTGTGCTTCCCGGACGTCAGGACGAAGGATATTCCCTGGCTTATGGACGAAGGGCCTCTTATCTGGCAGTGGCAGACGGCACGGTTCTGGACTCCTGGGGAGCGCTGGCAGACGGCATTGTGGGTTATTCCGTAAACACGGGGCCTGCGGTGCTGCGGCAGCTTAATACCTTAAGCGGAATTGAGCTTAAGGAGGTGGAGACAGGGGATGCCGTCAGCGGGCTTGCGAAGGGGGACATCACAGCTTATGTGTGCGGCGAGACGGAAGCCAGGGAGTTTATGGCGGCAGAAGGCATCCAGATTCAGGAACTGCCCGGCCTTTGGCCGGAAACCTATACCTTTTATACGGGTGAGCTGCAGTACCGGCTTCTGGGACTTGCGAACCAGGGCATTACTGATAAGCTGACGGAGTAA
- a CDS encoding VirB4 family type IV secretion system protein: protein MRIIPKKTRVSMEFFKGIELLDIVIAAAGVTLTLFMLLSNLPLRWMAALIVFIVFSASIIPLDDEKAYKSLYYAIRYAMSYKEFVKHPEKKGQIPVAGVTPFTGISDMFIEYGTSYLGVVVEIPSIEFRFLTEPRQNQLIDQVYGSILRTVNDTDSAAMVKLDRPVLYDSFIEGEEKKMEDLKAAYIRGLMTDEELTVRIGIIQDRMSQLELFNNKETVYLPFHYMVFFGRDRGRLTEQAQNMVDTLGPHGIECRILKEQELAIFLKYNYSGVFDEREAWKLTPDQYMDWILPDKLAVTSRTVAYDGLVTHNLRVTDYPIVVPNAWGHALFNRPDVRVTLKMRPIDRYKGIKQIDRAIDELREQGASTGKTSRLMELGSHIDTLAEVLSLLQGDNEILMDVNIFITAYDYEASPELLGPGYRPPGQGIGMKRQIRRELSEWGFKSSDMFMRQFDAYASGHISAFDAFSKDGRGIHSGSVAAAFPYVYKVMMEKKGICLGKSAGRPVFLDFFARNKERVNSNMVVIGKSGSGKSYATKSILANLAAENSKIFILDPENEYLGLARSLKGKIIDVGSATEGRLNPFHIITGLSDEEDELDGDEEENQIPGAKVSFNMHMQFLEEFYRQILPGIEADALEYLNNITIRMYEAKGIDAETDLSGLTPGDYPTFDDLYEKILNDFQMSTGDYSKKNLTVLLNYISKFATGGRNAGLWNGEASISTQENFIVFNFQSLLANKNNTVANAQMLLVLKWLDNEIIKNRDYNLRYGASRKIIIVIDEAHVFIDSKYPVALDFMYQMAKRIRKYNGMQIIITQNIKDFVGTEELARKSTAVINACQYSFIFPLSPNDMHDLCRLYEKAGAINESEQDEIINNGRGRAFVVTSPSERSSIDIETPKDIERLFGI from the coding sequence ATGAGAATAATACCAAAAAAAACCAGGGTTTCCATGGAATTTTTTAAGGGAATTGAACTGCTGGACATTGTGATTGCGGCAGCAGGGGTGACCCTGACCCTTTTTATGCTTCTGTCCAACCTGCCTTTGCGATGGATGGCCGCCCTGATTGTATTTATTGTCTTTTCAGCCTCCATTATCCCTCTGGATGACGAGAAGGCATATAAGAGCCTGTATTATGCAATCAGATATGCCATGAGCTATAAAGAGTTTGTAAAGCATCCGGAGAAAAAGGGGCAGATACCTGTAGCCGGGGTGACCCCGTTTACAGGCATCTCAGATATGTTTATTGAATATGGAACCTCTTACCTGGGGGTAGTGGTGGAGATTCCCTCCATTGAGTTCAGATTCCTTACGGAGCCGCGCCAGAACCAGCTTATTGACCAGGTGTATGGTTCTATCCTTCGGACAGTCAATGACACAGATTCCGCCGCTATGGTAAAGCTGGACCGCCCGGTGCTCTATGACAGCTTTATCGAAGGCGAAGAAAAAAAGATGGAGGATTTAAAAGCAGCCTATATCCGCGGACTGATGACAGATGAGGAGCTGACGGTGCGTATCGGGATTATACAGGACCGGATGAGCCAGCTGGAGCTGTTTAATAATAAAGAGACGGTATATCTGCCCTTTCATTATATGGTGTTTTTCGGGCGGGACAGGGGGCGTCTCACAGAGCAGGCACAGAACATGGTGGATACCTTAGGTCCCCATGGTATAGAATGCAGAATTCTCAAAGAGCAGGAGCTGGCTATATTCCTGAAATACAACTACAGCGGAGTCTTTGACGAGCGGGAGGCGTGGAAGCTGACACCGGACCAGTACATGGACTGGATTCTTCCGGATAAGCTGGCGGTTACATCCAGGACGGTTGCCTATGACGGCCTTGTAACCCATAATCTGCGGGTAACCGATTATCCCATTGTGGTACCCAATGCATGGGGCCATGCCCTTTTTAACCGGCCTGATGTGCGTGTAACGCTGAAGATGAGGCCCATTGACAGATATAAGGGAATTAAACAGATTGACAGGGCGATTGATGAACTGCGGGAGCAGGGAGCCAGCACTGGAAAAACCAGCCGTCTGATGGAGCTGGGCAGCCATATAGATACCCTTGCTGAGGTGCTTTCGCTTTTGCAGGGGGATAACGAGATACTAATGGACGTGAATATTTTCATCACAGCCTATGACTATGAGGCGTCTCCGGAGCTGCTGGGACCGGGATACAGGCCCCCGGGCCAGGGAATCGGCATGAAGCGTCAGATCCGCAGGGAACTGTCGGAATGGGGGTTCAAATCCTCAGATATGTTTATGCGGCAGTTTGATGCCTACGCTTCCGGCCATATATCCGCCTTCGACGCATTTTCCAAGGACGGGCGGGGAATCCACAGCGGCTCTGTGGCCGCGGCATTCCCATACGTGTATAAGGTAATGATGGAAAAGAAAGGGATCTGCCTGGGAAAGAGCGCAGGGCGTCCTGTATTCCTGGACTTTTTTGCCAGGAACAAGGAGCGGGTCAACAGCAATATGGTGGTGATTGGAAAGTCCGGTTCTGGTAAATCCTATGCAACCAAGAGTATTCTGGCCAACCTGGCCGCGGAGAACAGTAAAATATTCATACTGGATCCGGAGAACGAGTATCTGGGGCTGGCCCGTTCCCTTAAGGGAAAGATTATAGACGTGGGAAGCGCCACCGAGGGAAGACTGAATCCCTTCCACATCATCACCGGACTCTCGGATGAGGAAGATGAACTTGACGGGGATGAGGAAGAGAACCAGATTCCGGGTGCCAAAGTAAGCTTTAATATGCACATGCAGTTCCTGGAAGAGTTTTACCGGCAGATACTGCCGGGAATTGAAGCGGACGCGCTGGAGTACCTGAATAATATTACCATCCGGATGTACGAGGCAAAGGGAATTGACGCAGAGACTGATTTAAGCGGGCTGACACCCGGGGACTACCCCACCTTTGACGATCTGTATGAGAAGATACTCAATGATTTTCAGATGTCCACCGGGGATTACAGCAAGAAGAATCTGACGGTGTTGCTGAACTACATATCCAAATTTGCCACCGGAGGAAGAAACGCGGGACTGTGGAACGGTGAAGCCTCCATAAGCACCCAGGAAAATTTTATTGTGTTTAACTTCCAGTCCCTGCTGGCCAACAAGAATAATACCGTAGCCAATGCCCAGATGCTTCTTGTTTTAAAGTGGCTGGATAATGAAATTATCAAGAACAGAGACTACAACTTAAGATACGGCGCCTCCAGAAAAATTATAATCGTTATCGACGAGGCCCATGTATTTATCGACAGCAAGTATCCCGTGGCCCTGGATTTCATGTACCAGATGGCCAAGCGTATCCGAAAGTATAACGGAATGCAGATTATCATTACCCAGAACATTAAGGACTTTGTGGGAACAGAAGAACTGGCGAGAAAATCTACGGCTGTCATCAACGCCTGCCAGTATTCCTTTATTTTCCCCCTGTCGCCTAACGATATGCATGACCTGTGCAGGCTTTATGAGAAGGCGGGAGCCATCAATGAAAGCGAGCAGGATGAAATCATCAACAACGGCCGGGGCCGGGCGTTCGTGGTTACCTCTCCGTCGGAACGTAGCAGCATTGATATTGAAACACCTAAGGATATTGAGCGGCTGTTTGGCATATAG